From Pseudomonas poae, the proteins below share one genomic window:
- a CDS encoding GDP-L-fucose synthase, with product MARDLDARIFVAGHRGMVGSAIVRRLWALGYTQILMAGRDELDLLDPAAVHAYFTAQRVTQVYLAAAKVGGIHANATYPADFIYQNLMIQANVIHAAHRHGVEKLLFLGSSCIYPVSAPQPMIEAVLLDGALEPTNEPYAVAKIAGIKLCESYNRQHGRDYRSVMPTNLYGPGDNYHPENSHVIAALLRRFHEATQRGDEEVLIWGSGRPRREFLHVDDMAAASVHVMELSPERYREQTQPMCSHLNVGTGVDCTIAELAQALVRVTGFKGRLRFDANKPDGAPRKLLDVSRINALGWEAYVPLEEGLRDAYNAYLAALEQPRGQ from the coding sequence ATGGCACGTGATCTTGATGCGCGGATCTTTGTCGCCGGCCATCGCGGCATGGTCGGTTCGGCCATCGTGCGGCGCCTGTGGGCCCTGGGCTACACGCAGATCCTCATGGCCGGCCGCGATGAACTGGACCTGCTCGACCCGGCGGCGGTGCACGCGTACTTCACCGCACAGCGCGTGACCCAGGTGTACCTGGCGGCGGCCAAGGTCGGTGGGATTCACGCGAATGCCACTTACCCGGCCGACTTCATCTACCAGAACCTGATGATCCAGGCCAATGTGATCCACGCGGCTCACCGCCATGGCGTGGAAAAACTGTTGTTCCTCGGCTCATCCTGCATCTACCCGGTGAGTGCGCCGCAGCCGATGATCGAGGCGGTGTTGCTGGACGGTGCGCTGGAGCCCACCAACGAACCCTACGCCGTGGCCAAGATCGCCGGGATCAAGTTGTGCGAGAGCTACAACCGTCAGCATGGTCGTGATTACCGCAGCGTGATGCCCACTAACCTGTACGGGCCTGGCGACAATTACCATCCCGAAAACAGCCACGTGATCGCGGCCTTGCTACGGCGCTTCCATGAAGCCACGCAGCGTGGTGATGAAGAGGTGCTGATCTGGGGCAGCGGCCGGCCTCGGCGCGAGTTTCTGCATGTGGACGACATGGCCGCGGCCAGCGTGCATGTGATGGAACTGAGCCCCGAGCGCTATCGCGAGCAGACCCAGCCGATGTGCTCGCACCTGAACGTCGGCACTGGCGTGGATTGCACCATTGCCGAGCTGGCCCAGGCGCTGGTGCGCGTCACGGGCTTCAAGGGGCGCTTGCGCTTTGATGCGAACAAGCCCGACGGCGCGCCGCGCAAGTTGCTGGATGTGAGCCGCATCAACGCCCTGGGCTGGGAAGCCTACGTGCCGCTGGAGGAGGGCCTGCGCGATGCCTACAACGCCTATCTCGCGGCCCTCGAACAGCCTCGGGGCCAGTGA
- a CDS encoding GDP-mannose mannosyl hydrolase, with protein MWLDLPTFQTVVASTPLVAIDLVVRNSRGDALLGLRVNRPAYGFWFVPGGRIQKNESLDNAFRRITREELGRPFERANARLLGVFEHFYDDSVFANAGCGPDTHYVVLSYCLELVDDQPLQPPTEQHQQYRWWPQDELRFSTRVHEHTRAYF; from the coding sequence ATGTGGCTTGATTTACCGACCTTCCAAACGGTCGTGGCGTCGACGCCGCTGGTGGCGATCGACCTGGTGGTGCGCAATAGCCGTGGCGATGCCCTGTTGGGGCTGCGGGTCAACCGCCCGGCCTATGGTTTCTGGTTTGTGCCCGGTGGGCGTATCCAGAAGAACGAAAGCCTGGACAACGCCTTTCGGCGCATCACCCGTGAAGAACTGGGGCGGCCCTTCGAACGCGCCAACGCCCGGCTGCTGGGGGTGTTCGAGCACTTTTACGATGACAGCGTGTTCGCCAACGCCGGGTGCGGGCCGGACACCCACTATGTGGTGCTCAGCTATTGCCTGGAGCTGGTTGACGATCAGCCCTTGCAGCCACCCACGGAGCAACACCAGCAGTACCGCTGGTGGCCCCAGGATGAACTGCGTTTCAGCACGCGGGTGCATGAACACACCCGCGCCTATTTCTGA